A single window of Triplophysa rosa linkage group LG2, Trosa_1v2, whole genome shotgun sequence DNA harbors:
- the gtf2h2 gene encoding general transcription factor IIH subunit 2, translating to MDEEPERTKRWEGGYERTWEVLKEDESGSLKATVDDILFQAKRKRVFESHGQVRLGMMRHLFVVVDTSRTMEDQDLKPNRLTSTLKLMEYFVDEYFDQNPISQIGIITTKNKRADKLTDLAGNPKKHIAALKKAVDSTCIGEPSLYNSLLMAMQTLKHMPAHTSKEILIVFSSLTTCDPANIYELIKTIKGLKIRVSVIGLSAEVRVCTILTRETGGSYNVILDEGHFKELLMLHVKPPPASSSSECSLIRMGFPQHVIASMSDQDAKPSFSMSHLESTSGGPELTLGGYYCPQCRAKYTELPVECKVCGLTLVSAPHLARSFHHLFPLDAFQETLLEEYEGEKFCEACQGELKDKRIFTCPACKKVFCVECDLFIHDTLHCCPGCMHTDGTS from the exons ATGGATGAAGAACCAGAGAGAACAAAACGCTGGGAAGGGGGATACGAACGAACATG GGAGGTTCTGAAGGAGGATGAGTCTGGATCTCTGAAAGCTACGGTAGATGACATTCTTTTCCAGGCAAAGAGGAAAAG AGTGTTTGAAAGTCATGGACAAGTTCGACTTGGGATG ATGCGCCACCTTTTTGTGGTTGTTGACACATCTAGAACAATGGAAGATCAAGACTTAAAGCCCAACAGGCTGACCTCCACCTTGAAG CTGATGGAGTATTTTGTGGATGAATACTTTGACCAGAACCCAATCAGTCAG ATAGGAATCATTACTACCAAGAACAAGAGGGCAGATAAACTGACAGATCTTGCAG GGAATCCTAAGAAGCATATAGCAGCTCTTAAGAAAGCTGTGGACTCAACATGCATAGGAGAGCCATCTCTTTACAACTCTCTCCTCATGGCAATGCAGACTCTGAA ACACATGCCTGCTCATACCAGCAAAGAGATTCTGATCGTTTTCAGCAGTTTGACCACTTGTGACCCAGCCAACATCTATGAACTTATCAAA ACCATTAAAGGTTTGAAAATCAGAGTGTCTGTGATCGGACTGTCGGCAGAGGTTCGAGTGTGCACCATTCTCACAAGAGAAACAGGAg GAAGCTACAATGTGATACTGGATGAAGGTCATTTTAAAGAGCTACTGATGTTGCATGTGAAACCACCTCCTGCCAGCTCCTCCTCCGAGTGCTCCCTCATTCGCATGG GATTCCCCCAGCACGTCATAGCCTCCATGTCAGATCAGGATGCCAAACCCTCTTTCAGCATGTC GCACCTTGAAAGCACGTCTGGAGGGCCAGAACTCACTCTCGGAGGATATTACTGTCCACAGTGCAGAGCCAAATATACTGAGCTTCCGGTGGAATGCAAAGTGTGTG GTCTGACATTGGTTTCTGCTCCTCACCTGGCCCGTTCCTTCCACCATCTCTTCCCTCTGGATGCCTTCCAGGAGACCCTGCTTGAGGAGTACGAGGGAGAGAA GTTCTGTGAGGCTTGCCAAGGAGAGTTGAAAGACAAAAGA ATATTTACTTGTCCGGCGTGTAAGAAAGTGTTCTGCGTAGAGTGTGATCTCTTTATACATGACACACTGCACTGCTGTCCCGGCTGCATGCACACTGATGGGACGTCCTGA
- the LOC130546282 gene encoding PWWP domain-containing DNA repair factor 3B-like, with protein sequence MTYFHLTSFLDRTPTQTHSDTIKFIMDVLFPESIICSLAGLENLTMLEAEEEFLQGPVFDVSEREQFDRRIKNILKKSGNP encoded by the exons ATGACCTACTTTCACCTCACTTCATTTCTGGACAGAACACCCACACAGACTCACAGTGACACGATCAAGTTTATTATGGATGTCCTTTTTCCAGAG TCCATCATCTGTTCCCTTGCTGGTTTGGAAAATCTCACCATGCTGGAGGCTGAGGAGGAATTTCTACAAGGGCCTGTCTTTGACGTAAG TGAGCGGGAGCAGTTTGACAGGAGgattaagaacattttgaagaagaGTGGCAACCCATAG
- the naaladl1 gene encoding aminopeptidase NAALADL1 yields MLKQVLLGLLIGAVAFTVGILLGHFAINKGTSEPEWVHDASQDVDEGIITKLLEELDNIQIQENLRELTKVPHMATTPGDEATVEFMLKRWRDPKTGLDNAWREDYNVYLSFPNKANPNKVTVVDPSDKVLFTVREREKAYYPEQNDPEVVQPYAAYSPAGHAKGKLVYANQGKMSDYALLNATVDLRGTIAITRYGGEGRSGKAINAEKFGVVGVLVYTDPNDINDGISDESKTFPHSWYLPPSGVERGSYNIDFGDLLTPYLAAKEDTYRIPKEKIRGIPPIPTQPIGFEDAYALICELDGTDAPDAWQGGFNCTYKFGGPGFKSTSHFNSSDVQLSIYNSEEIKPSANVMGIIRGSVEPDRYVIYGNHRDSWVHGAIDPSSGTAVMLEITRVLGTMVKEGKWRPRRSIIFGSWGAEEFGLIGSAEYTEEYFSKLSERTVAYINVDISVFANATLRASGSPSTQGVMFTASKQVRAPGTTASVYDNWIKYYNRSSPNYGLIPNVGFLTGAGSDYAPFIHYLGITSMDISYYYDRSQTKARIYPAYHTAYDTFDYSSKYIDPGFTSHQAVARTAGNVLVRLADSLLLPLNCSDYAESLEQYLDEAVKAFEAKLANNGISMESLKNAVQLFRKAATKLDAVIRDSNLAKETPLKARRINDQLMLLDRAFLDPLAFPEKYAFRHVIWASRSSGVPTFPGLADAVEKAERTGLKADWEQAHKHLSIVTQAIAGAAHTLDDVI; encoded by the exons ATGCTTAAGCAGGTTTTGTTGGGACTCCTCATAggagcagtggcgtttacagtgGGAATCCTCCTTGGTCACTTCGCCATTAACAAGGGCACGTCTGAACCAGAGTGGGTCCACGATGCATCCCAGGATGTGGACGAAGGGATTATTACAAAACTACTTGAGGAACTGGACAACATTCAAATTCAAGAGAACCTCAG GGAACTGACCAAGGTTCCTCACATGGCTACAACCCCTGGAGATGAGGCAACAGTGGAGTTTATGTTGAAGAGATGGCGGGACCCAAAAACAGGCTTGGACAATGCATGGAGAGAGGACTACAATGTGTATCTGTCATTCCCAAACAAAGCTAACCCTAACAAAGTCACTGTTG TTGATCCCAGTGACAAGGTTCTGTTCactgtaagagagagagagaaagcgtaCTACCCAGAGCAGAACGACCCAGAGGTGGTACAGCCTTACGCGGCATATTCTCCAGCAGGACACGCCAAG GGAAAGCTTGTGTATGCAAACCAAGGTAAAATGAGTGACTACGCGCTGTTAAACGCAACAGTGGATCTGAGAGGAACCATCGCCATCACCAGATATGGAGGAGAAGGAAGATCTGGGAAA GCCATCAATGCAGAGAAGTTTGGAGTTGTCGGGGTGCTGGTCTATACAGATCCAAATGACATAAATGATGGCATCTCAGATGAAAGTAAAACTTTCCCTCACTCCTGGTATCTCCCGCCCTCCGGTGTGGAGCGAGGCTCATACAACATTGACTTTGGGGACTTGTTGACACCTTATCTAGCTGCGAAGG AGGACACCTACAGAATTCCTAAGGAAAAAATAAGAGGCATCCCACCAATTCCGACACAACCAATAGGGTTTGAGGATGCCTATGCATTAATCTG TGAGCTTGATGGGACTGACGCCCCTGATGCATGGCAAGGAGGATTCAACTGCACATACAAGTTTGGTGGACCAGGGTTCAAATCCACATCTCACTTTAACAGCAG CGATGTGCAGTTGAGCATTTACAACAGTGAGGAGATAAAACCTTCAGCGAATGTTATGGGAATAATTCGAGGCAGTGTGGAGCCAG ACAGATATGTGATTTATGGGAACCACAGAGATAGCTGGGTGCATGGAGCCATTGACCCCAGCAGTGGGACAGCAGTGATGCTAGAGATCACCAGAGTGCTGGGGACAATGGTGAAGGAAG GGAAATGGAGACCTCGGCGGTCCATCATCTTTGGCAGCTGGGGAGCTGAAGAGTTTGGCCTTATTGGATCGGCAGAATACACAGAG GAATACTTCAGTAAGCTGAGCGAACGCACTGTGGCCTACATCAACGTGGATATCTCAGTGTTCG CTAATGCCACTCTGAGGGCCTCTGGATCCCCATCAACACAGGGTGTGATGTTTACAGCATCCAAACAG GTACGGGCACCTGGAACCACAGCATCGGTCTATGACAACTGGATAAAATATTACAACCGGTCCAGCCCCAATTACGGCCTTATACCAAA TGTGGGGTTCTTGACAGGAGCAGGAAGTGATTATGCTCCTTTTATTCACTACCTAGGAATAACTTCAATGGACATTTCCTATTACTACGACCGG AGCCAGACAAAAGCGCGCATCTACCCTGCCTATCACACGGCTTATGACACCTTTGATTATTCATCTAAATACATTGATCCAG GCTTCACGAGTCACCAGGCGGTAGCCAGGACAGCAGGGAACGTGCTGGTGAGATTGGCTGACAGTCTTCTGTTGCCTTTAAACTGCAGTGACTATGCAGAAAGTCTGGAGCAGTATCTAGATGAGGCTGTGAAAGCCTTTGAAGCCAAACTCGCAAATAATGGAATCTCTATGG AATCCTTAAAGAACGCCGTGCAGCTATTCCGCAAAGCAGCCACAAAACTGGACGCTGTGATCAGGGATTCTAACCTTGCAAAAGAAAC GCCTCTGAAGGCACGCAGAATTAATGATCAGCTCATGCTGTTGGACAGGGCTTTCCTCGACCCGTTAGCGTTCCCAGAAAAATACGCTTTCAG GCATGTCATATGGGCCTCGAGGTCATCAGGGGTGCCCACCTTCCCCGGGCTAGCAGATGCAGTGGAGAAGGCTGAGAGAACGGGACTGAAAGCAGATTGGGAACAGGCTCATAAACATTTATCTATTGTCACACAGGCCATCGCGGGAGCTGCACATACGCTGGATGATGTCATTTAA
- the erap1b gene encoding endoplasmic reticulum aminopeptidase 1b, with protein sequence MMRFVLFVSLLVLLPTHLWATVTGLNEDPTSFPTSSNGEAFPWNRMRLPDTVTPLHYNLLIHPNLTSLDFTGFVQIKIEVHQDTKTIILHSRDIQISNARLLHSDRGYVQPLKVQEYPFYQQIALISHDLLKTGNVYVIQLMFAANLSESFHGFYKSTYRTSKGETRVLASTQFEPTSARAAFPCFDEPAFKANFSVRIRREAKHISLSNMPKLRTLDLPHGLFEDQFDETVKMSTYLVAFIVSDFLSISKTSQHGVQISVYAVPEKIDQAEFALDSAVRLLDFYDDYFDIPYPLPKQDLAAIPDFQSGAMENWGLTTYRESGLLFDPEKSSASDKLGITMIIAHELAHQWFGNLVTMQWWNDLWLNEGFAKFMEFVSVNITNPELQVEDYFMAKCFEAMEVDALSSSHPVSTPVENPAQIQEMFDDVSYEKGACILNMLREFLTPEAFKSGIVRYLKRYSYKNTVNSDLWESLTNVCESDGLDETRLKGDKSCRRTGSNSGASKWQSEDELDVKAMMETWTLQEGFPIVTVEVKGREVRLSQERYLKSDDPTQTSSFLWQVPLTYISSGSTTVQRFLLKTKTDVLYLPEEVDWIKFNVDMSGYYIVHYEGSGWDDLIALLKHNHTTLTSNDRTSLINTAFQLVSVGKLPLDKALDLTLYLSKETEIMPVTQGFSELVPLYKLMEKRDMVELDNQMKGYILQLFRNLIDQQSWTDDGSVSQRMLRSYLLLFACVRGHPPCVSTATQLFNKWKESDGKMSLPNDVTMAVFSVGARTEEGWDFLFEKYKESMYISIKSRIKMALTTSPLDHKLKWMMEQSLVGELIKTQDLPYVVTSVSKNPKAFKHAWDFLRANWDSLIKKFDLGSHSIAHMVVGVTNQYSTREMLADVRGFFGSLRAETGAELRCIQQAVENIEENIRWMDKNLPLLQAWLHRHFDQLKNTEF encoded by the exons ATGATGCGTTTTGTTCTGTTTGTGAGTCTCTTAGTCCTGCTGCCCACTCACTTGTGGGCAACAGTCACTGGACTCAACGAAGATCCCACTTCATTTCCCACATCATCCAACGGAGAAGCATTTCCCTGGAACAGAATGAGATTACCTGACACAGTTACCCCCCTTCATTACAATCTTCTTATCCACCCCAACCTCACCAGTTTAGACTTCACAGGATTTGTGCAGATCAAAATTGAGGTCCATCAAGACACCAAGACCATCATATTGCACAGCAGAGATATTCAGATCTCAAATGCAAGGCTTCTGCATTCAGACAGGGGTTACGTGCAGCCCCTAAAAGTGCAAGAGTACCCTTTCTACCAGCAGATTGCTCTTATATCTCATGATTTGTTGAAGACCGGCAATGTTTATGTAATTCAGCTGATGTTTGCCGCCAACCTTTCTGAGAGCTTCCATGGATTTTACAAAAGCACATACCGCACCAGCAAGGGAGAAACTAG GGTCTTGGCTTCCACCCAGTTTGAGCCAACTAGTGCCCGAGCAGCATTTCCCTGTTTTGATGAACCTGCTTTCAAAGCCAATTTTTCTGTGCGGATTCGCAGAGAAGCAAAGCACATTTCCCTCTCAAACATGCCTAAG CTGAGAACATTAGACCTTCCACATGGTCTGTTTGAGGACCAGTTTGATGAGACTGTAAAGATGAGCACATACTTGGTGGCTTTCATTGTCTCCGACTTTCTCTCCATTAGCAAGACCAGTCAGCATGGAGTCCAG ATTTCAGTGTATGCAGTGCCAGAGAAGATAGACCAAGCAGAGTTTGCCCTGGATTCTGCAGTGAGGCTGCTTGACTTCTATGATGACTACTTTGATATTCCCTACCCTCTGCCCAAACAGG ACCTTGCAGCTATCCCAGACTTCCAGTCAGGAGCGATGGAGAATTGGGGTCTGACCACGTATCGTGAATCAGGTCTTCTCTTTGATCCAGAAAAATCCTCTGCTTCAGACAAGCTGGGCATCACTATGATCATCGCTCATGAACTGGCCCATCAG TGGTTTGGTAACCTGGTGACCATGCAGTGGTGGAATGATCTGTGGCTGAATGAAGGTTTTGCCAAGTTCATGGAGTTTGTTTCTGTTAACATTACCAATCCTGAACTGCAAGTT GAGGATTATTTCATGGCGAAGTGTTTTGAGGCTATGGAGGTAGATGCTTTAAGCTCCTCTCATCCAGTGTCCACGCCGGTTGAGAACCCAGCTCAGATACAGGAGATGTTTGATGATGTATCATATGAGAAG GGGGCTTGTATCCTGAACATGCTGAGAGAGTTTCTGACCCCAGAAGCTTTTAAATCAGGAATTGTTAGATACCTGAAACGCTACAGCTACAAGAACACAGTCAACAGTGATCTGTGGGAAAGTCTGACCAAT GTCTGCGAGTCTGATGGTCTGGATGAGACCAGACTGAAGGGTGATAAGTCCTGTCGACGAACTGGCTCAAACTCTGGAGCCTCT AAATGGCAGTCTGAGGATGAGCTGGATGTCAAAGCTATGATGGAGACTTGGACATTGCAGGAGGGCTTTCCAATTGTTACGGTGGAGGTCAAAGGTCGTGAAGTCAGACTCAGTCAGGAGCGTTACCTTAAGAGTGATGACCCCACTCAGACGTCTAG CTTCCTTTGGCAAGTTCCATTGACTTACATTTCCAGCGGCTCAACCACAGTGCAACGCTTCCTGCTTAAGACCAAGACAG ATGTGCTGTATCTGCCAGAGGAGGTGGACTGGATCAAGTTTAACGTGGACATGAGTGGATATTACATCGTACATTATGAAGGTTCTGGTTGGGATGATCTCATCGCGCTGCTCAAACATAATCACACAACGCTCACCAGCAATGATCGGACCAGTCTGATAAACACTGCCTTCCAGCTGGTCAG TGTTGGTAAGCTCCCGTTGGATAAGGCTTTAGATCTGACCCTGTATCTAAGCAAGGAGACAGAGATTATGCCAGTGACCCAGGGCTTCAGTGAACTTGTGCCTCTCTACAAACTGATGGAGAAAAGAGACATGGTGGAGCTGGATAACCAGATGAAG GGTTACATTCTGCAGTTGTTCAGGAATCTCATAGACCAGCAGTCGTGGACGGATGATGGCTCTGTGTCTCAGAGGATGTTGCGGAGCTACCTTCTCCTGTTTGCCTGCGTGCGTGGTCATCCACCTTGTGTAAGCACCGCTACCCAGCTCTTCAACAAGTGGAAGGAGTCAGATGGAAAAATGAG TCTTCCCAATGATGTCACCATGGCTGTGTTTTCGGTCGGTGCCCGGACTGAAGAGGGTTGGGACTTCTTGTTTGAGAAGTACAAGGAGTCTATGTACATCTCCATAAAAAGCAGGATCAAAATGGCACTCACGACCAGTCCTCTCGATCACAAGTTAAAATG GATGATGGAACAGAGTCTGGTGGGAGAGCTGATAAAAACTCAAGATCTGCCGTATGTTGTGACCTCAGTCAGTAAGAATCCTAAAGCCTTCAAACACGCATGGGACTTTTTGAGAGCCAATTGGGACTCCCTGATTAAGAA GTTTGATCTTGGCTCACACTCCATAGCTCACATGGTAGTAGGCGTGACCAATCAGTATTCAACCAGAGAAATGCTGGCTGAT GTTCGGGGTTTCTTTGGTTCCCTTCGGGCTGAAACGGGAGCAGAACTGAGGTGCATACAGCAGGCTGTAGAGAACATTGAAGAGAACATTCGCTGGATGGACAAGAACCTTCCACTACTGCAGGCCTGGCTGCACAGACACTTTGATCAGCTCAAAAATACAGAGTTTTGA